The Haemorhous mexicanus isolate bHaeMex1 chromosome 8, bHaeMex1.pri, whole genome shotgun sequence genome includes a window with the following:
- the HOXD13 gene encoding homeobox protein Hox-D13 — protein MDGLRGDSSGGGGGGSGGGGAPGQCRNFLSSPVFGAAHTGRAAAAAAAAAAASGFAYAGGGERPGAAARPDPPTKDCPGSTTPAAAPALGYGYHFGNGYYSCRMSHGVGIQQNALKSPPHASIGGFPVEKYMDVSSLTSTSVPANEVSSRAKEVSFYQGYTTPYQHVPGYIDMVSTFGSGEPRHETYISMEGYQSWTLANGWNSQVYCAKDQTQSSHFWKSSFPGDVALNQPDMCVYRRGRKKRVPYTKLQLKELENEYAINKFINKDKRRRISAATNLSERQVTIWFQNRRVKDKKIVSKLKDNVS, from the exons ATGGACGGACTGCGCGGCGacagcagcggcggcggcggcggcggcagcggcggcggcggagccccCGGGCAGTGCCGTAATTTTCTCTCCTCGCCCGTTTTCGGGGCTGCGCACACGGGCCgagcggccgccgccgccgctgccgccgccgccgcctcgggTTTTGCCTACGCCGGCGGAGGGGAGCgcccgggggcggcggcgaGGCCCGACCCCCCGACCAAGGACTGCCCGGGCTCCACCACGccggccgccgcccccgcgctGGGCTATGGGTATCACTTTGGCAATGGATACTATAGCTGCAGGATGTCCCACGGGGTCGGGATACAGCAAAACGCCCTGAAGTCTCCCCCCCACGCCTCCATTGGCGGCTTTCCCGTGGAAAAGTACATGGACGTCTCCAGCTTGACCAGCACGAGTGTCCCCGCCAATGAAGTCTCCTCCAGGGCAAAGGAAGTGTCCTTCTACCAGGGCTATACAACCCCCTACCAGCACGTTCCTGGGTACATAGACATGGTCTCAACGTTTGGCTCTGGGGAACCGAGACACGAAACATACATATCAATGGAGGGCTATCAGTCTTGGACTCTGGCTAATGGCTGGAATAGTCAGGTTTACTGTGCCAAAGATCAGACACAGAGCTCGCACTTCTGGAAATCGTCCTTTCCAG GGGACGTTGCACTAAACCAGCCCGATATGTGTGTCTACCGGCGCGGGAGGAAGAAGCGAGTGCCGTACACAAAGCTGCAGCTTAAAGAACTCGAGAATGAATATGCCATTAACAAGTTCATTAACAAGGACAAGAGGCGAAGGATATCCGCAGCCACAAACCTGTCTGAGAGACAAGTTACCATTTGGTTTCAGAACAGGAGGGTGAAGGATAAGAAAATAGTCTCCAAACTGAAAGACAACGTATCCTGA